A genome region from Lucilia cuprina isolate Lc7/37 chromosome 3, ASM2204524v1, whole genome shotgun sequence includes the following:
- the LOC111684313 gene encoding ADP-ribosylation factor-like protein 5B has translation MGLLISKIWSMFGNEEHKLVMVGLDNAGKTTILYQFLMNEVVHTSPTIGSNVEEVVWRNIHFLVWDLGGQQSLRAAWSTYYTNTEFIIMVIDSTDRERLAVTREELYRMLQHEDLSKASLLVYANKQDLKGSMSAAEISRQLDLTSIKKHQWHIQGCCALTGEGLYQGLEWIVQRIKKK, from the exons atgggTCTATTAATATCGAAAATATGGAGCATGTTTGGGAATGAAG aacaCAAATTAGTAATGGTCGGTTTAGATAATGCTGGCAAAACCACAATACTCTATCAATTTCTTATGAATGAAGTCGTCCACACATCGCCCACAATTGGCTCAAATGTCGAAGAGGTAGTGTGGCGAAATATACATTTTCTTGTGTGGGATTTGGGAGGACAACAGAGTCTGAGAGCAGCATGGAGTACATATTATACAAATACAGAG tttattattatgGTTATCGACTCAACAGATCGTGAACGTTTGGCTGTGACACGTGAAGAATTGTATAGAATGTTGCAACACGAAGACTTGAGTAAAGCCAGTCTGCTGGTGTATGCCAATAAACAG gaCTTAAAAGGCTCAATGTCAGCTGCTGAAATATCACGTCAATTGGATTTAACCTCAATTAAAAAACATCAATGGCACATACAAGGCTGCTGTGCGTTAACGGGAGAAGG ACTCTATCAGGGTTTGGAATGGATTGTTCAACGCATCAAAAAGAAATGA
- the LOC111684317 gene encoding trichohyalin gives MLFGSWQLKTTVYVLFLASCLGQELLRTCERDYCYERSVVIRRDDPSYLRVGYRALGENFESKKSLELLEDANRIDIDFNRISALDERREDNRREETILNELRQRQSIRVDERRETLRRLDDRDLIKRSNENRNHRQALRQNNEHDERKFNEREDRRDLNRRSEVVRYSQREGEATERRDENKQRRIERYELSRHGNEREIQRDIRRYSEDNNEVRDAERDYRNRVDEHQNSLRLLKDRESQRYISRHSEDTLDANLLQRNRESIERLDDNKRERVERDEALRRLDNRQAEYIGQPQRIVERLFKQQQIGKRNVDRRADNTLQSQRIDERDSQRKRELTQRRDEREAQRESNRLSDNHHESKERLDENKRERVERGEALRRLDNRQAEDIRQSQHIDERLSKQRQIGNRNVDRRADNTLQSQRIDERDSQRKRELTQRRDENKREGEERNELSRRLNEREAQRESNRLSDNHHESIERLDENKRERVERDETLRRLDNRQSEDTRQTQRIDERLSKQHQIGIRNVDRQADNTLQSERIDERDSQRKRELTQRLDENKREGDERNELSRRLNEREAQRESNRLSDNHHESIERQDENKRERVERDETSRRFDIRQAENTRHNRADNTLRSRRIDERLSQRKRELTQRRDENKQKREERHEFSRRLSERANHREFNRHLEDNNEERKAQRVTMRRADTTRESLKIIERLYERKYEGTQRRDENERDETSRRRDDNLRRDVYKREQVETMRLPDDRHVQRDVSIRLEDNREERRVDNRRTHRNIDRRSDDNIDSQRERVERFDRQETIRFDDRQVQQNDILRSERNRGVQRDVNQRLDDIRQHRRLDIQKTSQRERESVQRHDVNKKEREESYETVRRLLDREDERSTTRRLEDTREFRRYSEELSQREQSDIVRRDTREERESLRRESQRQESRRSVDNREERQETLRHVRHFENTPESERLLQNRSERQERGETLRRLDDSQTHRDVSRRSEYDREDRRESLRQLDEQRMNDRRLDDSRSYRESNRRFEDNREDQSNIYRISNDNREDRQTEQDESVCLNVIRKSERVFQREREQTKTGNTFNRFVDRQTERDVIRRSEDISEDRQFRREAQREVIKHSDYDSQRTDKHLSLNERDSGDHREEHNRERVERFETLRRFDDRETERKVNLRLQEQPTQRERNAERQNEEREHRRERVERQEQKSRIFQIEFENKRNDVKELNTERTFTLKPNNNNNQRNYRYIEDDYAPKPTVFLKKSYLFFGQGVILAFVIMKTLNGKDDLKNQLPQKLRTAVDMIGF, from the exons ATGTTATTTGGTTCTTGGCAGTTGAAAACAACTGTCTATGTTCTATTTTTGGCATCGTGTCTAGGCCAAGAACTACTTCGTACTTGTGAACGTGATTACTGTTATGAACGTTCTGTTGTTATACGCAGAGATGATCCAAGTTATTTAAGAGTAGGATATCGTGCTCTTGGTGAAAATTTTGAAAGCAAAAAGTCTCTAGAACTTTTAGAAGATGCAAATCGTATTGACATTGATTTTAACCGCATCAGTGCTCTCGATGAACGTCGTGAAGATAATCGTCGAGAAGAGACTATTCTAAACGAACTTCGTCAACGCCAGAGCATAAGGGTTGATGAACGACGTGAAACTTTAAGACGATTAGATGATCGAGATCTTATCAAACGCTCAAATGAGAACCGAAATCATCGCCAGGCATTACGACAAAATAATGAACAcgatgaaagaaaatttaatgaacgtGAAGATCGTCGTGACTTAAACAGACGTTCAGAAGTTGTACGCTATTCCCAAAGGGAAGGTGAAGCAACTGAACGTCGTGACGAAAATAAACAACGACGTATAGAACGCTACGAACTCTCCAGGCATGGAAATGAACGCGAAATACAACGTGATATTAGAAGATATTCAGAAGACAATAATGAAGTACGTGATGCTGAACGAGATTATAGAAATCGTGTTGATGAACATCAGAATTCCCTAAGGCTACTTAAAGACCGTGAATCTCAACGTTATATTAGTAGACATTCAGAGGACACTCTCGATGCAAATCTTTTACAAAGGAATCGGGAATCAATAGAACGTCTAGATGATAATAAACGCGAACGTGTAGAGCGGGATGAAGCTTTAAGAAGACTCGATAACCGACAGGCAGAATATATTGGACAGCCTCAACGTATAGTCGAGCGTCtcttcaaacaacaacaaattggcAAACGTAATGTTGATAGACGAGCAGATAATACTCTCCAGTCTCAACGTATAGATGAACGTGACTCCCAAAGGAAACGTGAGTTAACACAACGTCGTGATGAGCGTGAAGCCCAACGAGAAAGTAATAGGCTTTCAGATAACCACCATGAATCAAAAGAACGCCTAGATGAAAACAAACGCGAACGTGTAGAGCGCGGTGAAGCTTTAAGAAGGCTCGATAACCGACAAGCAGAAGATATTCGACAGTCTCAACATATAGACGAGCGTCTCTCCAAACAACGTCAAATTGGCAATCGTAATGTTGATAGACGAGCAGATAATACTCTCCAATCTCAACGTATAGATGAACGTGACTCCCAAAGGAAACGTGAGTTAACACAACGTCGTGATGAAAATAAACGGGAAGGTGAAGAACGCAATGAACTTTCAAGGAGACTAAATGAGCGTGAAGCCCAACGAGAAAGTAATAGGCTTTCAGATAACCACCATGAATCAATAGAACGTCTAGATGAAAACAAACGCGAACGTGTAGAGCGTGACGAAACTTTAAGAAGACTCGATAACCGACAATCAGAAGATACTCGACAGACTCAACGTATTGACGAACGTCTGTCCAAACAACATCAAATTGGCATTCGTAATGTTGATAGACAAGCAGATAATACTCTACAATCTGAACGTATAGATGAACGTGACTCCCAAAGGAAACGTGAGTTAACACAACGTCTTGATGAAAATAAACGGGAAGGTGATGAACGGAATGAACTTTCAAGGAGACTAAATGAGCGTGAAGCCCAACGAGAAAGTAATAGGCTTTCAGATAACCACCATGAATCAATAGAACGTCAAGATGAAAACAAACGCGAACGTGTAGAGCGTGACGAAACTTCAAGAAGATTCGATATTAGACAAGCAGAAAATACTCGACACAATCGAGCAGATAATACTCTCCGGTCTCGACGAATAGATGAACGTCTCTCCCAAAGGAAACGTGAGTTAACACAACGTCGTGATGAAAATAAACAGAAACGAGAAGAACGGCATGAATTTTCAAGACGACTTAGTGAGCGAGCAAATCATCGAGAGTTTAATAGGCATTTAGAAGACAATAATGAGGAACGGAAAGCTCAGCGCGTTACTATGAGGCGTGCAGATACTACTCGTGAATCTCTTAAAATAATTGAACGACTATATGAAAGAAAATATGAAGGAACACAACGTCGCGATGAAAATGAAAGAGATGAAACTTCTAGACGACGTGATGACAATCTACGTCGCGATGTATATAAACGAGAACAAGTTGAAACAATGAGACTACCTGATGACCGTCATGTGCAAAGAGATGTAAGCATACGTTTAGAAGACAATCGTGAAGAACGTCGAGTTGACAATCGCAGAACTCATCGTAATATTGACAGACGTTCAGATGATAATATTGATTCTCAAAGGGAACGTGTAGAACGATTTGATCGGCAAGAAACTATAAGATTTGATGATCGTCAAGTACAACAAAATGATATCTTACGTTCCGAACGCAACCGTGGAGTACAACGTGATGTCAACCAACGCTTAGATGATATTCGCCAGCATCGACGTTTAGATATTCAGAAAACTTCGCAAAGAGAACGGGAATCAGTGCAACGTCATGATGTTAATAAAAAGGAACGAGAAGAAAGTTACGAAACTGTGAGGCGACTTCTTGATCGTGAAGATGAACGTAGTACCACCAGACGATTAGAGGACACCCGTGAATTTCGACGATATAGCGAGGAACTCTCTCAAAGAGAGCAAAGTGATATTGTTAGACGTGATACTCGAGAAGAACGAGAATCTTTGAGGCGTGAATCACAACGACAAGAAAGCAGACGTTCAGTAGATAATCGCGAGGAACGTCAAGAAACTTTAAGGCATGTGAGGCATTTTGAGAATACACCTGAATCTGAACGTCTACTCCAAAATAGAAGCGAACGACAAGAACGTGGAGAAACTTTAAGACGTCTTGATGATAGTCAAACTCATCGTGACGTCAGTAGGAGGTCAGAATATGACCGGGAAGACCGTCGAGAATCTTTAAGACAATTAGATGAACAACGTATGAATGACAGAAGGCTTGATGACAGTCGATCCTATCGTGAAAGTAATAGACGTTTTGAAGATAACCGCGAAGATCAAAGTAATATCTACAGAATTTCGAATGACAATCGTGAAGATCGCCAAACCGAACAAGATGAAagtgtttgtttaaatgttattcGCAAATCAGAACGTGTCTTCCAAAGGGAACGAGAACAAACAAAAACCGGCAACACATTCAACCGATTTGTTGATCGTCAAACCGAGCGTGATGTTATTAGACGTTCAGAAGACATCAGTGAAGATCGTCAATTTAGACGAGAAGCTCAACGTGAAGTCATTAAGCATTCAGATTATGATTCTCAACGCACAGATAAACATCTTTCTCTAAACGAACGTGATTCAGGAGATCATCGTGAAGAACACAATCGAGAACGAGTTGAACGTTTTGAAACTTTAAGACGATTTGATGACCGTGAAACTGAACGAAAAGTAAATCTACGTTTACAGGAACAACCTACCCAAAGAGAACGAAATGCTGAACGTCAAAACGAAGAGCGAGAACATAGAAGAGAACGTGTGGAACGGCAAGAACAAAAATCTCGTATTTTCCAAatagaatttgaaaataaacgAAACGATGTTAAAGAACTTAATACAGAGCGCACATTTACACTCAaaccaaataataataacaatcaaCGTAATTACCGTTATATCGAAGATGACTATGCTCCGAAACCAACTGTTTTCCTCAAAAAGAGTTACTTGTTCTTCGGTCAAGGTGTGATCTTGGCATTTGTAATTATGAAAACTCTTAATGGCAAAGATGATTTAAA AAACCAATTACCCCAAAAACTACGTACGGCTGTTGATATGATAGGCTTCTAA
- the LOC111684318 gene encoding methylenetetrahydrofolate reductase yields the protein MTSLVLKVHRDYQQLKLILIKMSTTNNNQLINQTVVTAMGAHILPSISHSSYDLKLQFNENGSATPDQQLKFEIEKKVKNKEFFYGIEILARNHHANTLLDYKAFGSIMPLFTSIVWLSSDYWAVENIEEVESIKLARKLQPHGIVLPHFSCYRLQEPRLKEFLNLNFSNVLAIRGDFFEPNQSYKYSEELVANIRKLKGDSITIGVGGYPEGHPECLSLEDDLNNLAKKVQAGADFIITQICFSPQAIIDFVKNCRSKAINVPILVGIFAPDNLRMLEAILRITKIKMPAAELEEYRQQNELGHINFRDYAVNKAVQMIEAIFASDADVYGLQFFTMNKFKNIPKVLSALEKNKNLIKKR from the exons ATGACAAGTTTAGTATTAAAAGTGCATAGAGATTATCAacaacttaaattaattttaattaaaatgtctaCAACAAACAATAATCAATTAATTAATCAAACCGTGGTCACAGCTATGGGAGCTCATATTTTGCCATCAATATCCCATTCATCATACGATCTCaaattgcaatttaatgaaaatggttcTGCTACTCCCGATCAGCAGTTAAAATTCGAAATTGAGAAAAAGGTAAAGAATAAAGAATTCTTTTATGGCATAGAAATCTTGGCGAGAAATCATCATGCCAATACTTTACTGGattataaagcatttggttCTATTATGCCTTTATTTACCTCCATAGTTTGGTTAAGTTCTGATTACTGGGCCGTAGAGAATATCGAAGAAGTAGAATCAATAAAATTGGCGCGTAAATTACAGCCACATGGTATAGTGTTGCCACATTTCTCTTGTTATCGTTTGCAAGAGCCGagattaaaagaatttttaaatttaaatttttccaatGTTTTGGCCATACGTGGTGATTTTTTCGAACCAAATCAATCGTATAAATATTCGGAGGAATTAGTGGCTAATATACGTAAATTGAAAGGAG ATTCTATAACAATTGGAGTTGGTGGTTATCCAGAAGGTCATCCGGAATGTCTTTCATTAGAAgatgatttaaataatttggcGAAAAAA GTTCAAGCCGGTGCTGATTTCATAATAACACAAATTTGTTTCTCTCCACAAGCGAtaattgattttgttaaaaattgtcgTTCGAAAGCTATAAATGTACCCATATTAGTTGGTATCTTTGCACCCGATAATTTACGTATGCTGGAGGCTATATTACGTATTACCAAGATCAAAATGCCTGCAGCAGAATTAGAAGAATATCGGCAACAGAATGAATTGGGTCATATAAATTTCAGAGATTATGCCGTTAATAAAGCGGTACAAATGATAGAAGCGATATTTGCCAGTGATGCAGATGTTTATGGTTTGCAATTTTTTACCatgaataaatttaagaatataCCAAAAGTTTTGAGTGctttagagaaaaataaaaatttaataaagaaaagatGA
- the LOC111684319 gene encoding uncharacterized protein LOC111684319 — MRKRELQSIPLKLAELKEYDAMKAERALNKSKNTSGEENTSKEPSPIANVGPKTKKEIQDRLNTTM; from the coding sequence ATGCGTAAACGTGAATTACAATCTATTCCTTTGAAATTAGCTGAACTCAAGGAATATGATGCTATGAAAGCTGAGCGCgccttaaataaaagtaaaaatacttcGGGTGAAGAAAATACCTCCAAAGAGCCTTCACCTATAGCTAATGTGGGTCCTAAGACTAAAAAGGAAATACAGGATCGTTTAAATACTACAATGTGA